A region from the Cryptococcus gattii WM276 chromosome H, complete sequence genome encodes:
- a CDS encoding succinate-semialdehyde dehydrogenase (NAD(P)+), putative (Similar to TIGR gene model, INSD accession AAW45512.1), producing the protein MSSFTQAQDLATLLSDPSLFKQKGYINGEWVSASDGASFPLYNPATGAKIADMPHMPRSQVAEAINAAKVAFPTWAALTAYQRQAYLLKLFKEMEDHREDLAIILCTENGKPLAESRGEIVYGASFLTWNAAEALRTYGQTIPSPYPGTRNTVIKQPVGVCGLITPWNFPNAMITRKMAPALAAGCTVVIKAPAETPLSALAMCVLCERVGIPPGVVNVVTMDKGDREMAAGLELCENVKVSKISFTGSTPVGRLLMKQSSGTLKKLSFELGGNAAFIIFDDADLDLAVDSVITIKFRAAGQTCISANRIFVHTKIYDDFASRLIKRVKSFKVGDGMEEGVTIGPLVSQRGVEKVERHVQDAVNLGAKVLVGGKRIDNGDGSCFYEPTVLADVPRQCAVADEETFGPLAPLFKFDNEDDVVERANSSEVGLAAYFFTKDLARTNRVAEKLEVGMVGVNTVAIAQPCAPFGGVKQSGFGREGGPSGIDEFMVDKLITIGGL; encoded by the exons ATGTCAAGCTTTACCCAAGCTCAAGATCTTGCT ACCTTGCTCTCGGATCCTTCCCTTTTCAAACAGAAGGGTTATATCAATGGCGAATGGGTATCTGCTTCTGATGGGGCTTCTTTTCCCTTATACAACCCGGCCACTGGCGCCAAGATTGCCGACATGCCTCATATGCCTCGCTCCCAGGTCGCCGAGGCTATC AATGCCGCTAAAGTTGCTTTCCCTACGTGGGCCGCCCTTACCGCCTATCAAAGACAGGCCTACTTGTTAAAACTGTTTaaggagatggaggatCACAGAGAGGATCTGGCTATCATTCTCTGTACCGAGAACGGAAAGCCTTTAGCTGAGAGTCGAGGAGAAATTGTTTATGGAGCTTCCTTCCTGACTTGGAATGCCGCTGAGGCGCTGAG AACCTACGGTCAGACTATCCCCAGTCCTTACCCCGGTACACGCAACACCGTTATTAAGCAGCCCGTCGGTGTGTGTGGCTTAATCACCCCCTG GAATTTCCCCAATGCCATGATCACTCGTAAAATGGCCCCTGCTCTCGCTGCAGGCTGTACTGTTGTCATCAAAGCTCCCGCGGAGACTCCCTTATCTGCTCTCGCCATGTGTGTCCTCTGCGAGCGTGTTGGTATCCCTCCCGGTGTCGTCAACGTTGTGACCATGGATAAGGGAGACAGAGAAATGGCTGCGGGTCTTGAGCTCTGTGAGAA CGTTAAGGTCTCCAAAATTTCATTTACCGGATCAACTCCTGTTGGTCGACTTCTCATGAAGCAAAGTAGCGGAACACTCAAGAAGTTATCGTTTGAATTGGGAGGAAATGCAGC CTTCATTATCTTTGACGATGCCGATCTTGACTTGGCAGTCGACAGCGTCATTACAATCAAGTTCCGTGCTGCTGGACAGACATGTATCTCCGCT AACCGTATTTTTGTCCATACCAAGATTTATGATGACTTTGCTAGTCGACTAATCAAGCGAGTCAAGTCGTTCAAGGTTGGCGACGGCATGGAAGAGGGTGTTACTATCGGTCCTCTCGTCTCGCAACGAGGTGTGGAAAAAGTCGAACGACATGTGCAAGACGCCGTCAACCTTGGTGCCAAAGTTCTCGTTGGAGGAAAGCGAATCGACAATGGCGACGGGTCGTGCTTCTACGAACCCACAGTCCTCGCGGATGTACCTCGACAGTGTGCCGTCGCAGACGAAGAAACTTTCGGTCCCCTTGCACCCCTGTTCAAGTTTGACAATGAGGACGATGTTGTCGAGAGAGCCAACAGCAGTGAAGTCGGTCTTGCCGCGTACTTCTTCACCAAGGACCTTGCGAGGACGAACCGAGTTGCAGAGAAACTGGAGGTCGGGATGGTCGGTGTCAACACTGTTGCTATCGCGCAACCGTGTGCGCCTTTTGGAGGTGTGAAGCAAAGTGGCTTCGGAAGAGAAGGCGGCCCTTCTGGCATTGACGAATTCATGGTGGACAAG CTCATCACCATCGGCGGACTGTAG
- a CDS encoding uncharacterized protein (Similar to TIGR gene model, INSD accession AAW45514.1) has protein sequence MASSKPLHQLPLPARTLQSSLPQLPLSSQSSAQRRSTIFKGSTPGIWARVNPMWAPWPIRLSKEEAQDLGVNVEEGEKIDVEDILKSWEPNDVLQQGAENGLDLKSSKRREKLEPIILGISPLALKESLPHLDVGDLLEICKTGEQPTNGNSAREIFIDILSGRKVLASDNYGPWATRYSGHQFGQWAGQLGDGRVVSVLETESERGGRQEIQLKGAGRTPFSRADDGLAHLRSGIREFLGCEAVAALGIPTTRALTLLTIPLPYLPVFREGTIHPSSLLTRVAPSFIRVGHFEALNPPSSAAGGRQFFVGGGGWIDDQTEEEGEEEGNGNLEGLRDLGDWMKEIMEVKEGWKSWVDEVIKKNAEMVGKWQVYGYMNGVINTDNVTLMGITIDYGPYAFMDVFDQKHVSNQSDPGGMYAYRNQVSRIQFALSKFIDSVSPLLGYESIHSNIPKGWSEGKTREDIKVWSEKGKEVMKGWEKVFEEHEEESEMKGWYRRFGLKTEQQYDQRDIKYDFLNYLQVHDLDFHTAFRGLCEFSPTNASSESGDKYIEEFVPHWVRSAVDKSTSDDSFKLAEEDFVRWFGIYSKRANLEDEKSAWGSTDGWEPARAADMRKGNPTFVLRQWILEELLGKMEEALTDPYKAAQSKDDVDKQKVEEGVRIARTELWKILEMATNPFENWGQGKGSEEELEAQRRLCGVGAKKMFGYQCGCSS, from the exons ATGGCATCTTCAAAGCCTCTCCATCAACTGCCACTTCCAGCTAGAACCCTGCAGTCTTCTTTACCCCAGCTTCCGCTCTCCTCGCAATCATCCGCCCAACGCCGCTCCACAATCTTCAAAGGCTCTACTCCTGGAATATGGGCTCGAGTAAATCCCATGTGGGCCCCTTGGCCTATTCGACTCAGCAAAGAAGAGGCTCAAGACCTGGGTGTCAACGTAGAAGAAGGCGAAAAGATCGATGTGGAGGATATACTGAAGAGCTGGGAGCCCAATGACGTGCTCCAACAGGGTGCAGAGAATGGACTGGACCTGAAAAGTTcgaaaagaagggaaaagcTTGAGCCAATCATATTGGGAATTTCGCCTTTAGCTCTAAAGGAGTCTTTGCCTCATCTTGATGTTGGCGACCTTCTGGAAATCTGCAAGACTGGCGAACAACCTACTAATGGCAATTCGGCGAGGGAAATCTTCATTGACATCCTATCCGGACGCAAAGTCCTTGCGTCAGATAATTACGGTCCATGGGCGACCAGATATTCGGGACATCAATTTGGACAATGGGCTGGTCAACTCGGGGATGGTCGAGTTGTTTCGGTTCTGGAAACTGAGAGCGAACGAGGTGGTCGGCAGGAAATACAGCTCAAAGGTGCTGGACGTACACCCTTTTCAAGAGCTGATGATGGCCTGGCTCATTTGCGAAGCGGGATTAGAGAGTTCCTCGGCTGTGAAG CTGTTGCTGCGCTCGGGATCCCAACAACGCGAGCCCTCACCCTTCTCACCATCCCCCTTCCATACCTGCCAGTTTTTCGAGAGGGAACTATCCAcccttcctccctcctTACCCGTGTTGCGCCTTCCTTCATTCGGGTAGGTCATTTTGAGGCCCTCAACCCGCCTTCTTCAGCAGCTGGCGGAAGACAGTTCTTCGTCGGAGGTGGCGGTTGGATAGATGATCAAACggaggaagaaggcgaagaggaagggaatGGGAATTTGGAAGGTCTGAGGGACCTGGGTGACTGGATGAAAGAGATTATGGAGGTcaaagaaggatggaaatCGTGGGTTGACGAGGTGATCAAGAAAAATGCAGAGATGGTCGGCAAATGGCAGGTGTACGGCTATATGAACGGTGTGATCAACACCGACAACGTGACACTTATGGGTATCACGATTGATTACGGCCCTTATGCTTTCATGGATGTGTTTGACCAGAAACACGTCTCAA ATCAGTCAGATCCTGGCGGGATGTATGCCTACCGTAATCAAGTATCCCGCATCCAATTCGCACTGTCCAAATTCATCGACTCTGTATCCCCTTTACTCGGTTACGAATCAATCCACAGCAATATCCCAAAAGGATGGAGCGAGGGCAAGACTAGAGAAGATATCAAAGTTTGGAGCGAAAAAGGTAAAGAGGTCATGAAGGGGTGGGAAAAGGTTTTTGAAGAGCATGAGGAAGAATCCGAGATGAAAGGATGGTATCGG AGGTTCGGTCTCAAGACGGAACAGCAGTACGATCAGCGTGATATCAAATACGACTTTTTAAACTATTTGCAAGTTCATGACCTTGATTTCCACACTGCTTTCAGAGGCCTCTGCGAATTTTCGCCTACCAATGCAAGCTCAGAAAGCGGAGATAAGTATATCGAGGAATTTGTCCCGCATTGGGTGAGGTCAGCAGTTGACAAGTCTACTTCCGATGATTCTTTTAAATtggcagaagaagattttGTCAGATGGTTCGGGATATACTCCAAGAGAGCGAATCTCGAGGACGAAAAGTCTGCCTGGGGCTCCACCGATGGCTGGGAACCCGCGCGCGCCGCGGATATGCGAAAGGGGAATCCTACATTCGTGCTTCGCCAGTGGATCCTAGAGGAACTACTTGGTaagatggaagaagctCTTACGGACCCCTACAAAGCTGCACAGAGTAAGGATGATGTGGACAAACAAAAAGTAGAAGAAGGGGTTAGAATTGCTAGAACCGAGTTATGGAAGATCCTTGAG ATGGCCACCAACCCATTTGAGAACTGGGGGCAAGGTAAAGGgtctgaagaagagcttgaGGCACAGAGACGCTTATGTGGAGTTGGGGCAAAAAAGATGTTTGGCTACCAATGCGGTTGTTCTAGTTAG